Proteins encoded together in one uncultured Sphaerochaeta sp. window:
- a CDS encoding queuosine precursor transporter — MNELFWMVMLALNFVMILIAFRLWGKLGLYIWIPISVIVANIQVTKNVMLFGLDATLGNIVYATGFLATDILSELYGKKESAKAVAIGFFSLLSMTIIMQVALLFEPAASDIAHSSLSLVFGLMPRIAFGSLVAYVISNLHDIWAFDYWKRKRPGNRTLWLRNNLSTIVSQLIDTLVFTFIAFWGVYPTEVLTGIVISTYLLKWVVAVMDTPFMYLARFWYDKDKIPTPSI; from the coding sequence ATGAATGAACTTTTCTGGATGGTAATGCTTGCTCTGAACTTTGTCATGATTCTTATCGCTTTCCGATTATGGGGAAAACTGGGACTCTATATCTGGATACCCATCAGTGTTATCGTGGCAAATATCCAAGTGACAAAGAATGTAATGCTTTTTGGACTGGATGCAACCTTGGGCAATATTGTGTATGCTACTGGGTTCCTTGCTACTGACATTCTCAGTGAGCTCTATGGCAAGAAGGAGTCGGCAAAGGCGGTTGCCATCGGTTTCTTCAGCTTGCTCTCAATGACGATCATCATGCAGGTTGCACTGTTGTTTGAGCCAGCTGCATCGGATATTGCACACTCCTCGCTCTCTTTGGTCTTTGGCCTGATGCCTCGCATCGCCTTTGGCTCCCTGGTAGCCTATGTGATAAGCAATCTGCACGATATATGGGCTTTTGATTATTGGAAACGCAAACGGCCAGGAAATCGTACGCTCTGGCTGAGAAACAACCTAAGTACCATCGTCAGCCAACTTATCGACACCTTGGTATTTACATTCATCGCATTCTGGGGTGTGTATCCAACTGAGGTCCTCACCGGAATAGTCATCAGTACCTACCTGCTGAAGTGGGTGGTGGCTGTCATGGACACCCCATTCATGTATCTTGCCCGGTTCTGGTACGACAAGGATAAGATTCCCACCCCTAGCATTTAG
- the trmB gene encoding tRNA (guanosine(46)-N7)-methyltransferase TrmB: protein MQVTQDTIFQDIPELQWVESRREGARRPIKSYVLRGCYLKTFQVEAVKRYYATYGIPFRQELMDYSQVYGNENPLVIEIGFGMGSATSRIAKERNQFNYLGLEVFLSGFTKLLDVVGQEQLDNVRLMRFDAVEVLRSMIPDNSVAGFHIFFPDPWPKKRQQKRRLIQQPFASLLASKLVQGGYIYCVTDWEEYAHQMLEVFDNTPSLVNPHGGFAPPIPWRDTTRFEQKGLAKSHPINEIWVEKR from the coding sequence ATGCAGGTTACGCAAGATACAATCTTCCAGGATATTCCTGAGTTGCAGTGGGTGGAGAGCAGAAGGGAAGGGGCACGGCGTCCAATCAAGAGCTATGTGCTCCGAGGCTGCTATTTGAAGACCTTCCAGGTTGAGGCCGTCAAGCGCTATTACGCAACCTATGGAATCCCATTTCGTCAGGAACTGATGGACTACTCCCAGGTGTATGGGAACGAAAACCCCTTGGTTATTGAGATTGGTTTTGGCATGGGGAGTGCCACCAGCCGTATTGCCAAGGAGCGAAACCAGTTCAATTACCTTGGATTGGAAGTATTCCTCTCTGGATTCACCAAGCTCCTGGATGTCGTGGGGCAGGAACAACTGGACAATGTGCGTCTGATGCGTTTTGACGCCGTGGAGGTTCTTCGCTCCATGATTCCAGATAACAGCGTAGCAGGATTCCACATTTTCTTTCCTGACCCATGGCCGAAGAAACGTCAGCAGAAACGACGTCTCATCCAACAGCCTTTTGCCTCATTGCTTGCAAGCAAACTTGTACAGGGGGGGTATATCTACTGTGTCACGGACTGGGAAGAGTATGCCCACCAGATGCTTGAGGTGTTTGACAACACACCATCCCTGGTGAATCCCCATGGGGGATTTGCTCCGCCTATCCCTTGGCGGGATACAACCCGCTTTGAGCAAAAGGGGCTAGCAAAGTCCCATCCAATCAACGAGATTTGGGTGGAAAAACGCTGA
- the fusA gene encoding elongation factor G — translation MSVVSNDLRNVAIIGHNDTGKTTLVEQLLFYANVISRAENVSSGKTVSDYTDEEISHKISIHASLASLGWEGKTLNIIDTPGTAGFIGETICGFRSCESAVMVVDARDGAQIETIKLWRHLDQRNKPRAVFINKMDRDRADYTQVLENLRETFKANFVPIVIPIGSGKDFKGVINLIEDKAYMVGDDGKEKEAEIPSDMKEFEEQYHNDLVENAAEGADDLIEKYFEEGTLSSEDIRRGLREGMDDNRVIPVFCGATEQGSGMVSLLNFIRNNFPKPIGKFDWIVNEDGSESEFSLTEEGPAAAVVFKTTIDQFSGKLSFLKVLRGTVKGDTELYNPHLNRKERSGKVYRLVGKKLIETDMLAAGDIGVIAKSNIASTNSTLVEGSDTKFQFKPLAFPQPIYSLAISAEDKKSEVKMNESLHKVTEEDLTFLIKYNEETKENVVAGMGELHLNMILDKVREKQKVNIITKLPRVAYRETITKKSGIAEYSHKKQSGGHGQYARVLIEIEPLERGAYYSFTNAIKGGSVSKGYVPGIEKGLHELMEEGYLAGYPMMDIGITLVDGKEHPVDSSEMAFKLAAKGAMKIAVDKAKPVLLEPIMLLSVYIENDYLGDILSDLSSKRGRVLGQEDMGNLQLVKAQVPQSELLNYAIDLKSMTSGTGSFEMEFDHYEPLSGKLADEVIKAYKDSLAEEE, via the coding sequence ATGAGCGTTGTCAGCAATGATTTGAGGAATGTCGCCATCATCGGCCACAACGACACCGGGAAAACCACGTTGGTGGAACAATTGTTATTTTATGCCAATGTGATTTCCCGGGCAGAGAATGTCTCCAGTGGAAAGACCGTAAGCGATTACACGGATGAGGAAATTTCCCATAAGATTTCCATTCATGCTTCCCTCGCCTCCCTGGGATGGGAAGGAAAAACCCTGAACATCATCGATACCCCGGGAACTGCAGGGTTCATCGGTGAGACCATCTGCGGATTCCGCTCCTGTGAGTCAGCAGTAATGGTTGTTGACGCACGTGATGGAGCCCAGATTGAGACAATCAAGCTCTGGCGTCATCTTGATCAACGCAATAAACCACGGGCGGTATTCATCAACAAGATGGATCGCGACCGTGCAGACTATACACAAGTGCTCGAGAACCTTCGAGAGACCTTCAAAGCCAATTTTGTCCCCATTGTCATCCCCATCGGAAGCGGCAAGGATTTCAAGGGTGTCATCAATCTGATTGAAGACAAAGCCTACATGGTTGGCGATGATGGAAAAGAGAAAGAGGCCGAGATCCCTTCGGATATGAAGGAGTTCGAGGAACAATATCACAACGACCTGGTGGAGAATGCCGCTGAGGGAGCCGATGATCTCATCGAAAAGTATTTTGAGGAAGGAACTCTCTCCAGTGAGGATATCAGGCGCGGACTACGTGAAGGCATGGATGACAACCGGGTCATCCCAGTTTTCTGTGGTGCCACTGAGCAAGGCAGCGGAATGGTCAGCTTGCTCAACTTCATCAGGAACAACTTCCCCAAACCGATTGGCAAATTCGATTGGATCGTCAACGAAGATGGTAGTGAGTCAGAATTCTCCCTTACCGAGGAAGGACCGGCAGCAGCTGTAGTCTTCAAGACAACCATCGACCAGTTCAGTGGAAAATTGAGCTTCCTGAAGGTGCTCAGGGGTACCGTCAAGGGAGATACAGAACTGTATAACCCGCATCTCAACAGAAAAGAACGCTCTGGCAAGGTCTACCGGCTTGTCGGCAAAAAACTTATCGAAACAGATATGTTGGCTGCAGGAGACATCGGCGTCATTGCAAAGAGCAACATCGCCTCCACCAATTCAACCCTGGTGGAAGGGAGTGATACGAAGTTCCAGTTCAAGCCACTCGCCTTCCCACAGCCTATCTACAGCCTCGCGATCAGTGCAGAGGACAAGAAGAGCGAAGTGAAGATGAACGAGTCACTTCATAAGGTAACTGAAGAGGATCTGACATTCCTTATCAAGTACAACGAGGAGACCAAGGAAAACGTGGTTGCCGGCATGGGTGAACTACATCTGAACATGATCCTCGACAAGGTACGGGAAAAGCAGAAGGTAAACATCATTACCAAGCTCCCCAGGGTGGCATACCGCGAGACCATAACCAAGAAAAGCGGTATTGCTGAGTACTCTCACAAGAAGCAGAGTGGTGGCCATGGTCAGTATGCACGTGTCCTGATCGAGATTGAGCCTTTGGAAAGGGGTGCCTATTACTCCTTCACCAATGCCATCAAGGGGGGGTCAGTCAGCAAGGGATATGTACCCGGTATTGAGAAGGGGTTGCATGAACTGATGGAGGAAGGCTATCTTGCCGGCTATCCAATGATGGATATAGGCATCACCCTCGTCGATGGAAAGGAGCATCCGGTAGATTCCAGTGAAATGGCATTCAAGCTCGCTGCAAAGGGAGCCATGAAAATTGCCGTGGACAAGGCCAAACCTGTCCTACTTGAACCTATCATGCTTCTTAGTGTATATATAGAGAATGATTATCTGGGCGATATCCTTTCTGACCTGAGCAGCAAACGTGGACGGGTACTTGGTCAGGAAGATATGGGAAATCTGCAGTTGGTGAAAGCCCAGGTGCCTCAATCAGAACTACTCAACTATGCAATCGACCTGAAGTCGATGACCAGTGGTACGGGAAGTTTTGAAATGGAGTTCGACCATTACGAGCCTCTCAGTGGAAAACTGGCTGATGAGGTAATCAAGGCCTACAAAGATTCCTTAGCGGAAGAGGAGTAG
- the mfd gene encoding transcription-repair coupling factor: protein MQTPISTLVQSYIKNSTAYKAYGTTTRHLHLEGLEGYPLAQFLRMISRKHKGRIWVICPTEESAKDLLKDSGVSHNQDAPYSNELKTVYLPSNGRKLYTPFSGDTVEYDQLNRLTSITEMRHGMIVTHLRAFVGPLVSPETLSASSLSVRVGGAFDSTTIAEQLSRAGYINTVSTNAIGEFSLRGEVMDIFPYESDHPFRIYADWDQVGKISSFDPITQETRSSVDHFTLSLVDATDKFITSSIKGYLDDDDLFCFIGDKRLATSFHSLQLEAKSLYRQAFLEDRDALKPDELLLDFTLFQTTCRYSITVMDLAGQDPGAFKFDIEGPRSYFGNFTLLKEDLKSFEKQGWKVTIFAENQLQLQRLSQMLSAFSFLSYERMELSGGFSLPGTKIIAICEHEIFGRRRQVVKTLQHTQSTPLDSFVDLNEGDYVVHVNYGVGKFVKIDRVSSFDRERDFIKIAYADSEMLYVPIEQANLVQRYIGSDGGTPKLDKLGGISWENKKAKARKKAEDLAKHLITLYAKRQNSPGFAFPKDTDWQLQFEASFPFDETADQLSCIEDIKDDMERPMVMDRLVCGDVGYGKTEIAFRAAFKAVMGGKQVAFLAPTTILAEQHYQNFVSRLGRFPVRCAQLSRIVPKKDQKATLLSVAEGKVDVLFGTHRILQKDIMYRDLGLLIVDEEQRFGVKDKERIKVLRNSIDSLSLSATPIPRTLYMSLLKIRDMSLLATPPIARRPIETHIGEYDQDVIVRAIREEVDRGGQVFFLHNRIESLDEVVQQLTTLLPDLIIESAHGQMDSRKLEDTMRRFVHEGIQVLVSTTIIENGIDIPNVNTMIIDRADRYGLSQLYQLRGRVGRNDRQAYAYLFYPQGSALSEIAVKRLKIISEHTELGSGFKVAMKDMEIRGTGNLLGREQSGQLSSVGLDMYIRILDEAIRDLRKEGLKEEDKEVFLELDYTGFIPDTYIKAPSVKFDIYRKIASINNEEQLHSLSSELSDRFGPPPEEVANLLYIAQIKIICRKLSIIHLTDRRGVVTIEFGKVADLNVNKVMNLIALSNKRVWLDMRKMNIMYMKTDAVSLKDKAVFLMEKLQRLL, encoded by the coding sequence ATGCAAACACCTATTTCAACCCTTGTCCAATCGTATATCAAAAACAGCACCGCTTACAAGGCGTATGGCACGACCACCCGACACCTGCATCTGGAAGGGTTGGAGGGGTATCCCCTTGCCCAGTTCCTTCGCATGATCTCACGCAAGCATAAAGGCCGTATCTGGGTCATATGCCCAACCGAGGAGAGCGCAAAGGACCTGCTCAAGGACAGTGGTGTCTCGCATAATCAGGATGCCCCCTACAGCAATGAACTCAAGACAGTCTATCTTCCCAGCAATGGGAGAAAGCTCTATACCCCGTTCAGTGGGGACACTGTTGAGTATGACCAGCTCAATCGGTTGACTTCCATCACTGAGATGCGTCATGGGATGATCGTAACTCACCTGAGGGCTTTTGTAGGCCCCTTGGTCAGTCCTGAGACACTCTCAGCCTCTTCCTTATCGGTCAGGGTTGGTGGGGCTTTTGACAGCACCACCATTGCAGAACAACTCTCACGGGCCGGTTATATCAATACCGTATCTACCAATGCAATCGGTGAATTCAGCCTGAGAGGGGAGGTCATGGATATTTTTCCCTATGAGAGCGACCATCCTTTCAGGATTTACGCAGATTGGGATCAGGTGGGTAAAATCAGTAGTTTTGATCCCATCACACAAGAAACACGGTCCTCGGTTGATCACTTCACCTTGTCCTTGGTGGATGCCACTGACAAGTTCATAACCTCTTCGATAAAGGGGTACCTCGATGACGATGACCTGTTCTGTTTTATCGGGGATAAGCGACTCGCTACCAGTTTCCATAGCCTGCAGCTTGAGGCAAAGTCACTCTACCGGCAAGCATTCCTGGAAGACCGGGATGCACTCAAGCCGGATGAGTTATTGCTCGATTTTACGCTTTTCCAGACTACCTGCCGGTATTCCATTACCGTAATGGATCTTGCAGGACAGGACCCTGGGGCCTTCAAGTTCGATATAGAAGGACCTCGTTCCTACTTCGGGAATTTTACCTTGCTCAAGGAAGATCTCAAGAGTTTTGAGAAGCAGGGTTGGAAGGTGACCATCTTTGCAGAGAACCAGCTGCAGCTGCAACGATTGAGCCAGATGCTCAGTGCTTTCTCCTTCCTCTCCTATGAGCGGATGGAACTCTCGGGAGGCTTCTCTCTTCCCGGCACAAAGATCATCGCCATCTGTGAGCACGAGATATTTGGACGAAGAAGGCAGGTGGTAAAGACCCTGCAACATACCCAGTCGACACCCCTGGACTCATTTGTCGATCTGAATGAGGGAGACTATGTAGTCCACGTGAACTACGGGGTGGGTAAATTTGTCAAGATTGACCGTGTTTCCAGTTTTGACCGTGAACGTGATTTCATCAAGATTGCATATGCCGACAGTGAGATGCTCTATGTTCCCATTGAACAGGCAAACCTGGTCCAGCGCTACATCGGAAGCGATGGGGGGACCCCCAAACTGGATAAGCTTGGTGGCATCAGTTGGGAGAATAAGAAAGCCAAGGCCCGTAAAAAAGCCGAGGACCTTGCAAAGCATCTGATAACGCTCTATGCGAAGCGACAGAACAGCCCAGGATTTGCTTTTCCCAAGGACACTGATTGGCAATTGCAGTTCGAGGCATCCTTTCCCTTCGATGAGACAGCTGACCAGCTCTCCTGTATCGAGGACATCAAGGATGATATGGAGAGGCCGATGGTCATGGACCGTCTCGTCTGTGGGGACGTTGGATATGGAAAAACCGAGATTGCCTTCCGCGCTGCCTTCAAGGCGGTCATGGGAGGAAAGCAGGTTGCGTTTCTGGCCCCTACCACCATTCTTGCAGAGCAACATTACCAGAACTTTGTCAGCAGGTTGGGGCGTTTCCCTGTCCGTTGTGCACAACTCTCCAGAATCGTACCCAAGAAAGACCAGAAAGCGACCCTGCTGAGTGTTGCTGAGGGAAAGGTTGATGTACTGTTCGGTACGCATCGGATTCTGCAGAAGGATATCATGTATCGGGATCTTGGTCTCTTGATCGTTGATGAGGAGCAGCGTTTCGGTGTCAAGGACAAGGAGCGTATCAAGGTACTGAGAAACAGCATTGATTCGCTCTCCCTCAGTGCCACACCCATTCCAAGAACCCTCTACATGTCACTCCTGAAGATAAGGGACATGTCACTGCTGGCAACCCCTCCCATCGCCCGCCGCCCCATTGAGACACATATCGGTGAGTACGACCAGGATGTCATTGTGCGGGCTATCAGGGAGGAAGTGGACCGGGGTGGTCAGGTCTTCTTCCTGCATAATAGGATTGAAAGCCTTGATGAGGTGGTCCAGCAACTGACGACCTTGTTGCCGGATTTGATCATTGAGAGTGCTCATGGGCAGATGGACAGCCGAAAACTGGAAGACACCATGAGACGGTTTGTCCATGAGGGAATACAGGTTTTGGTCTCGACTACCATCATCGAGAACGGTATCGATATTCCCAACGTAAATACCATGATCATCGACCGGGCCGATCGATATGGACTGAGCCAGCTCTACCAGCTCAGGGGAAGGGTGGGGCGTAATGACCGTCAGGCATATGCCTACCTCTTCTATCCCCAGGGGAGCGCCCTCAGTGAGATTGCAGTGAAACGGCTCAAGATCATCAGTGAACATACAGAACTCGGTTCTGGATTCAAGGTAGCCATGAAGGATATGGAAATCAGGGGAACCGGGAATCTCCTTGGACGCGAGCAGAGCGGGCAGCTCTCCTCTGTTGGTCTTGATATGTATATCCGTATCCTGGATGAGGCAATCCGGGATCTAAGGAAGGAAGGGTTGAAAGAGGAGGATAAGGAAGTATTCCTTGAACTCGATTACACAGGATTTATTCCCGATACCTATATCAAGGCCCCTTCGGTGAAGTTCGACATCTATCGAAAGATAGCCTCCATAAACAATGAGGAACAGTTGCATTCCTTGAGCAGCGAGCTTAGTGACCGGTTCGGGCCGCCTCCGGAGGAAGTTGCCAATCTCCTGTATATTGCACAGATCAAGATCATCTGCCGTAAACTGTCAATCATCCATTTGACAGACCGCAGGGGAGTCGTCACCATTGAGTTTGGCAAGGTTGCAGATCTGAATGTAAACAAGGTGATGAATCTCATTGCCTTGAGTAATAAACGTGTGTGGTTGGACATGCGAAAGATGAATATTATGTATATGAAGACTGATGCAGTCTCCCTCAAGGACAAGGCCGTGTTCCTGATGGAGAAGTTGCAGCGGTTGCTATAG
- a CDS encoding helix-turn-helix transcriptional regulator, with product MARTYNLQDIFARNLKERRRKLSLTQAQLAEKIGVSTSFVTEIETSRKAPSFSTIEKISAALDVPCWTFFCEDGDKLPNDVTVMDQFAYKLKQDINHIIDVNVSLTR from the coding sequence ATGGCTAGAACCTACAATTTGCAGGACATTTTCGCAAGGAACCTGAAGGAGCGCAGAAGAAAGCTCTCCCTGACCCAAGCTCAATTGGCTGAGAAGATCGGCGTTTCCACCTCATTTGTGACAGAGATCGAGACCTCAAGGAAAGCACCTTCCTTCTCCACCATAGAGAAGATCAGTGCGGCGTTGGATGTACCCTGTTGGACCTTTTTTTGCGAGGACGGTGACAAACTTCCCAATGATGTCACTGTTATGGACCAATTCGCATATAAGCTCAAACAGGACATCAACCACATCATCGATGTGAATGTCAGCCTGACTCGTTAG
- a CDS encoding inositol monophosphatase family protein: MESTLDKKALDTLALAVQEAGIYAKEQQQHISRSYKKDGSVITETDLAISKRIISVIEELFPSSNIISEETLTPFSESAPYTFVLDPIDGTDVYSQGLPCWAVALGILNKDRVPVGAMISAPRWGIGEDDLFLRLDPGKDILINGQPLNVEGEKDFPHQITMGSSGQRLMDFSRYEGKIRIFGSSIIHMLSPVIYEHIQGCVNQSCYVWDVTASHAVLRSAGMLVEYVDGKPFIYDDDFLLHRRPFSPSLYVGTRACIDALKVVLPPKC, translated from the coding sequence ATGGAAAGCACACTTGATAAGAAAGCACTGGATACACTCGCTCTTGCAGTACAGGAAGCGGGGATTTATGCCAAAGAGCAGCAACAACATATCAGCCGGTCCTACAAAAAGGATGGTTCGGTAATAACAGAGACGGACCTTGCAATCTCGAAGCGGATCATATCCGTGATCGAGGAGCTCTTCCCCTCCTCCAACATCATCAGTGAGGAGACACTCACCCCATTCAGCGAGAGTGCTCCCTATACCTTTGTCCTTGACCCGATCGATGGCACTGATGTCTACTCCCAGGGACTCCCTTGCTGGGCTGTGGCATTGGGTATTCTCAACAAGGACAGGGTGCCGGTCGGTGCCATGATCAGCGCCCCCCGCTGGGGAATTGGTGAGGATGATCTTTTCCTGCGACTTGACCCAGGCAAGGATATCCTGATAAATGGGCAACCATTGAATGTAGAAGGGGAAAAGGACTTTCCCCATCAGATCACCATGGGATCAAGCGGGCAGCGATTGATGGATTTCTCCCGGTATGAAGGGAAGATCAGGATCTTCGGGTCCTCCATCATCCACATGCTCAGCCCTGTTATCTATGAGCATATCCAGGGATGCGTAAACCAGAGTTGTTATGTTTGGGATGTAACCGCCAGCCACGCAGTGCTGCGCTCAGCAGGAATGCTGGTGGAATATGTGGATGGGAAACCCTTCATATATGATGATGACTTCCTCCTGCACCGAAGGCCTTTCTCTCCTTCCCTCTATGTAGGGACAAGGGCATGCATCGATGCACTGAAGGTGGTGCTTCCCCCTAAATGCTAG